Proteins co-encoded in one bacterium genomic window:
- a CDS encoding serine hydrolase domain-containing protein has product MARHRGGRVLAICVLVTFVVAVFFGAPACADDAIDVQAIDALMLRLMATYGVPGASLALIKDGRVVLERGYGYRDLATHAPVTTGTLFSIGSISKSFTALGIAQLVDQHKVDLDTPIIKYVPELRLSDPGVTQRVTLRQLLSHTSGLPPDAKWNTPAADASHQQIVHDMATVPITAAPGARFQYCTQCFLLAAYVLERMTGQSWEAYTRAHIFGPLGMATASFGSFGLERAQDAAQPYRPYVFGQVPVLWEALRWMEPLAPGGGIDASVADMARYALFQLGDGTASGRQLVSPPMLAELHRPEIATRDSPAEDIRYALGWFTSEHRGVHLIFHSGRNPGFRANITLVPSVKAGLVILANAEGAGLFVQAVRLTLVDELLEMTPRHDLAHWINCG; this is encoded by the coding sequence ATGGCCCGACATCGCGGCGGTCGAGTACTCGCGATTTGCGTGCTGGTCACTTTTGTCGTCGCTGTGTTCTTCGGCGCTCCTGCGTGCGCGGACGACGCGATCGACGTCCAAGCCATCGATGCTTTGATGCTACGATTGATGGCGACGTACGGCGTGCCGGGGGCGTCGCTCGCGCTGATCAAAGACGGTCGGGTTGTGCTAGAGAGAGGATACGGTTATCGAGATCTGGCGACTCACGCGCCCGTCACCACGGGCACACTTTTCAGCATCGGGTCCATTTCGAAGTCGTTCACGGCACTCGGCATCGCACAGTTGGTGGATCAGCACAAAGTCGATCTCGATACACCGATCATTAAGTACGTGCCCGAGTTACGGCTCAGCGATCCCGGCGTGACGCAGAGGGTGACGTTGCGGCAGCTGCTGTCCCACACCAGCGGCCTTCCGCCCGACGCAAAGTGGAACACGCCGGCGGCGGATGCAAGTCACCAGCAAATCGTCCACGACATGGCAACGGTGCCGATCACCGCGGCGCCGGGCGCACGGTTTCAGTACTGCACCCAGTGCTTTCTGCTGGCGGCCTACGTTCTGGAACGGATGACGGGCCAATCCTGGGAGGCGTATACGCGGGCGCACATCTTCGGACCGCTCGGGATGGCGACCGCGTCATTCGGGTCCTTTGGTCTTGAGCGGGCTCAAGACGCGGCTCAGCCGTACCGACCATATGTTTTCGGCCAGGTACCGGTGCTTTGGGAAGCACTCCGATGGATGGAACCTCTGGCGCCCGGAGGGGGCATCGATGCCAGCGTCGCCGACATGGCGCGGTATGCGCTGTTTCAACTCGGCGACGGCACGGCGTCGGGCCGGCAGTTGGTCTCGCCGCCCATGCTGGCGGAATTGCACCGTCCGGAGATCGCTACACGCGACTCTCCAGCCGAGGACATCCGCTACGCGCTGGGATGGTTCACCTCAGAGCATCGGGGGGTGCACCTCATTTTCCATAGCGGCAGGAACCCCGGCTTCCGGGCCAACATCACGCTTGTTCCATCCGTCAAGGCAGGGCTGGTCATTCTTGCCAACGCGGAGGGGGCAGGTTTGTTTGTCCAGGCGGTTCGACTAACTCTCGTGGATGAGCTGCTGGAAATGACGCCGCGACACGATCTGGCTCATTGGATCAATTGCGGATAG